Sequence from the Ostrea edulis chromosome 8, xbOstEdul1.1, whole genome shotgun sequence genome:
ACTCGAACACGTTATATATAATAAGCTCGCATGTGTGAGTGCAGCACACGTTTAATCATACACGTGTGAATGTACATAGATATCTGGAGGTTCATTATTCCACTCAACTcaatctacaaaaataaaataaaaacatattaataCACAAATAATTAGTAACGTTATATCATGCCATTAcctcaccagagggcgcattATGCAAGCTTCACTTGCActtccgaaaaaaaaaaaaacagacaGAAAATTGATCGATTGTTTACCTGTGTACACAGGTGAGTATTTTACAGTAAATAGACAACAGTTAGCAtagtttttcaaaatgtaggaACAGCCGGCTAGAAATTGTCTACTACAATTGTTGTTCTGTTACAAGCAGAAAAAgaacttaaaatatttttttcccgcAAACTTCGTACTcgtaaattggggggggggggggggggggctctgtTCGTCCCTCAAtttatcagttcattcattattacattttaaccATTTCTTATTACTACtgaaagagtggggtgggggccaatccaccaatcaatcttatttcacatgtgaacaTAACTTAGTtggcatatgaaaataacagaaattaaaAGTCATAAAAAATGTGGAGAGTCAGCCCCTTGGTTTTACGTGCTTAATACGTTGGTATATTAAGTACATATGCAAATTTCCTCTTATGCGAATCTGTCGAATTTTGATATCGTGAGCATTTatataactttgtaaattaacaacacaataaaaacaacaatgctCTTAAAtgtatatcacatacatgttACCAAATATTTAATGAATGGCAGCCGTGGGTTAAATGAAGTGGCGGTCACCAGTTAAATGAACATTAATGATATACTCTGACACCTATCACCGTCCGTAGTTTAGTGCTTCCTGTAAAATCGGTGAGTGTTTATAGCCAAAAAACCGACAAAAGTTAaccgaaataaatatagatccaacaaattatatttattaattggagAGCCGAGATGATATCCCAGTACCCCTTCCCCCCCaactcacccccacccccacccactcCCTTTTTGCGTAGTAAAATTCTCAATTTATGTATTGATTCACCAAAAATGTCTGGCATACAATCAAGTTACACAACATGAGGAATATAATGACAATAAAGTAATGGATAGTGCCAGCGAACCTGCAACCTAAGATTATTCGTCACCCACAGGGttgaatttcaatataaacggcgtacaataaaaatattcattacagACATATGTTGAAATTCAGTCTTCTGACGTAAATGTTGACATAGCTACCCAACATGAACTAGGTCAAACAAACATTTAAACAGGCGATAACACATGACTAGTGCATACAGGCCGACGCGCCGCACAGGTATTTAATCACGggactagacggaaggtcgaaagaacagggaggccatgttggattttcagGTAAGACAAAATTATATACACGCATTCTGCCATCGTAGTGTCAATAATATCGATATTCCAGTGATCAATGCGATTTGGCTGTTCACGTATAattcggggggagggggttataGATGCCTTATACTtaaatttcatgtgaaatattaaaattaatgAACGCACTGTTTTATGTCATACAGTAATTCTACCTGGTAAATTGTTTTGACCTGTTggaatattttatcaatatccCCATTTTTTATTGACAGTAAACTGTTTGTGTGATCCCAGCGTCAGAAATGGATCCCCGGCGCAGTGCTCAggaagtcctactgtgtgacctctgtgagactgtccccctacagagtcGTTGTGAagtttgtaatataaatctatGCAAAGCCTGTGTTGGGGAGCACCTCTCGGACTCCTCTAAACAACACCATGTTATGCCCtatttacaaagaaagtctaCTCCGAACTACCCGAAATGTCCGAAACACGCCAATGAACTATGTAAACATCACTGTGAGGACTGTGACATTCCTGTCTGTATTACCTGCGTCTCCTCCGGTAAACACAAAGGTCACAAGTTATCAGAATTTCTGGATAAACTCAACTCCAAAACACAAAGTTTGCAAAAAGATTTAGAGGAACTCGAGACCCGAATTTATCCCCGATATGAAAAAATGGCGTCCGATGTCCAAACTGAAAAAGCCGAAATAGAAACGAATTACGGGAAACTAACCACAGCTGCCGAGCAAGAAGGTGAAATCTTACACCGGGagatcaccgccattgtcaaccagcgGAAATCTGCCATTcaggagatgaaaaacaaacacctatctaccctgaacaaaaatacagaagaaatcacacagaaaatggcggaactcaaacagatcatgtccgacttgaaatcaatcctaaaatcaaatgacgtctccttaacttctacttacaaatctaggaattccgaatttagaacattaccgcctaaagtTCGAGCTACATTGCCGAGTTTTacttctcagaaaataaacaaagatcagctcaatgaaatgtttggttgtctgtcgccattatccattaacacagaacatggcgacacaatgaagtcagcagaagctgtatcgtctcctccagtcaaaccactgcttgatgagccgcgcgtcaccgccaccatagacactgggtatagaccactatacagtgttagctgtctgagtgaagatcaagtctggacacgcGGGGAGAACGAAaccatgaagctgctcaacctccagagtaaactactaacatcaatacaaaccaagtcagggaacTATCCAgaggacatagcagtgacacgggacggagatcttgtttatactgactataGTAATAACACCGTgaacttaattaagaataaaaagatacagaccgtgatcagaCTACAGGGGTGGCGTCCTCTCTatgtctgctgtaccgcgggtaacaatctcctggttaccatgatcagtgatgatagaaaacaatccaaagtcgtgcgttactccggctccacagagacacaaagcattcagtttgatgatcagggtcgtcctctctactcatctggtcgttataacattaaatacctcagtgagaacaggaacctggatatctgtgtggctgactgtacagctagtgcagtagtggtggtcaatcagtcaggaaaactccgatttagatacactggtcatccctctaataccaagcACTCATTTAAACCAtacggcatcactacagacagccagagtcacatcctgacagcagactattacaatcaccgtatccacatcctagatcaggacggacagttcctccgttacattcactgtgatttagtCGGTCCatggggtttatgtgtggacatcagagacaacctctttgtggctgagtgtcacactgctaaagtgaagaaaatccaatatctataaacacagtgttaattacacatctctacagtgttaattacacagttctacagtgttaattacatctaccaacacagtgttaattacacagttctacagtgttaattacatctatcAAAACGGTGTTAATTACATATTTCTGCAGTGCTATT
This genomic interval carries:
- the LOC125661074 gene encoding tripartite motif-containing protein 2-like, with the protein product MDPRRSAQEVLLCDLCETVPLQSRCEVCNINLCKACVGEHLSDSSKQHHVMPYLQRKSTPNYPKCPKHANELCKHHCEDCDIPVCITCVSSGKHKGHKLSEFLDKLNSKTQSLQKDLEELETRIYPRYEKMASDVQTEKAEIETNYGKLTTAAEQEGEILHREITAIVNQRKSAIQEMKNKHLSTLNKNTEEITQKMAELKQIMSDLKSILKSNDVSLTSTYKSRNSEFRTLPPKVRATLPSFTSQKINKDQLNEMFGCLSPLSINTEHGDTMKSAEAVSSPPVKPLLDEPRVTATIDTGYRPLYSVSCLSEDQVWTRGENETMKLLNLQSKLLTSIQTKSGNYPEDIAVTRDGDLVYTDYSNNTVNLIKNKKIQTVIRLQGWRPLYVCCTAGNNLLVTMISDDRKQSKVVRYSGSTETQSIQFDDQGRPLYSSGRYNIKYLSENRNLDICVADCTASAVVVVNQSGKLRFRYTGHPSNTKHSFKPYGITTDSQSHILTADYYNHRIHILDQDGQFLRYIHCDLVGPWGLCVDIRDNLFVAECHTAKVKKIQYL